From a region of the Trichoderma atroviride chromosome 6, complete sequence genome:
- a CDS encoding uncharacterized protein (EggNog:ENOG41), producing the protein MSKVILILGGAGVQNAAVARELVTNESFSVKLLSRNIKSDECVSLSTIPRISLVQGDCYDEDTLISAFEGVDAVFVNTNGFAIGEKAELFWGIRMYEIAYWAGVKHFIYSSLPAVSKKSGYNPKYRVPFVDGKAKVVEYLRAQPTDKMNWSAIESGPYPESHLGTWYPKKDEDGVYVFRMPLEADGAMAMVGLADFAWFARYMFENPKEFEADLLSVGIDHVNGNTIAAAFTAVTGEPARYEPLPLSAVAKTWPDTKVGLAGSPGFEDPTLKTMAGHFVPWFTIWQESGGNKGLWTKDYKRLDKIHPGRMKTIEEWMRSVGYSTEEYANQLKTGIFS; encoded by the exons TCTTTTTCAGTCAAACTCTTGTCTCGAAACATCAAGTCGGACGAGTGTGTGTCTCTCTCTACCATCCCTCGTATTTCACTTGTTCAGGGTGACTGCTATGACGAAGACACTCTTATCTCTGCCTTTGAAGGCGTTGATGCTGTTTTTGTAAACACCAATGGTTTTGCGATTGGCGAGAAGGCCGAATTATTCTGGGGCATTCGTATGTACGAGATTGCATACTGGGCTGGCGTCAAGCATTTCATCTACAGCTCTCTGCCAGCTGTGTCCAAGAAGTCTGGATACAACCCAAAGTATCGTGTGCCGTTTGTTGATGGCAAGGCTAAAGTCGTTG AATATCTAAGAGCTCAGCCTACCGACAAGATGAACTGGAGTGCTATCGAGAGTGGCCCCTATCCCGAATCTCACCTTGGTACCTGGTATCCtaagaaagatgaagatggtgtATACGTCTTCCGCATGCCTCTCGAGGCTGATggtgccatggccatggttGGATTAGCTGATTTTGCCTGGTTCGCCCGCTACATGTTTGAGAATCCGAAAGAATTCGAGGCCGACTTGCTCAGCGTCGGCATCGACCATGTCAACGGCAACACTATTGCGGCAGCCTTTACTGCCGTAACTGGAGAGCCTGCACGGTACGAACCGCTGCCTCTATCCGCCGTAGCCAAGACATGGCCGGATACCAAGGTTGGCCTTGCAGGATCTCCAGGCTTTGAAGATCCAACCTTGAAAACCATGGCCGGCCATTTCGTTCCATGGTTCACAATCTGGCAGGAGAGTGGCGGCAACAAAGGTCTATGGACAAAGGACTACAAGCGACTGGACAAGATACATCCGGGTCGTATGAAGACTATTGAGGAGTGGATGCGGTCGGTAGGCTACTCAACTGAGGAGTATGCCAACCAGCTCAAGACTGGTATTTTCAGCTAA